Proteins encoded in a region of the Triticum dicoccoides isolate Atlit2015 ecotype Zavitan chromosome 3A, WEW_v2.0, whole genome shotgun sequence genome:
- the LOC119267306 gene encoding uncharacterized protein LOC119267306 isoform X2 — MPQVKPAPAPEPLLGLDGDDETLSERGSVGSGSGPSTPDARGGKEASSSTPSATGSKRKRESLSCDRVEADGPEPTRSSDTTWSMDSLHDGCPRSLSRKKNGRSEHSVTSAALISRPRGVLKLRKLPQNVSAETGAGGCNVLQPNGISKPSHFMRRKRIRKPRALKENRVGGGDPVICLKTENGTHDQDITTKSCSENDLSVPKLPGEPSKPVHVDKDSAGHALGHIDVSLEENAAMMLCSLSDNRHDDPLRNRMSSPDRSSKESNLHRSNRLNNPYKNEDDVAGPSRLLRKRDGKGPFRKRRPRRHFYEVSPHDLDPFSIVKERIRVFWPLDETWYFGLVKKYDPVTKRHHVKYDDKDEEWINLQNERIKLLLLPGEGRRRCINNTSRKARKVNYEGEKRVHMDQNGSGSESEPIISWLAQSNQARSGTSSSISKTVLGHPNFPVLSNSFDANPGFFGSDGAIPGGLHANGGPEVHNDGTVPRERRFRFVYYRRRFRRRRNGFVNISEHDSHLKSRSSSAVVLASANGREADTETGAPVKYVILVLSCPLKSVYKLISEACSAWLPSTFFHPQHGSLITLWPTVCLDILLVNGTLGLKHLLLETCLRSAVFLFCSLVGSFNQDSGLNAFNESEVPCTSVRFQISGLHGRSQAVFVLFSLIGIGKTQWKNLQAKFRYHSLKRELSKVDCTYTDIKQLISGNDQNVRTSMNLFSKSLSSDAQEPQFCSESNYPDADPVIFCLDNQSECTRNHVDVAAARHHLKLLTETNLTSNAVVHQAAPSEISVEDNQQSISQHRSALVKQVCSLETGTVSLDCDNSDGDINVISRRLPDQNGTCIAGDKLCSSNHNATNSPEKSKQSYPSMDIPQDKISDALDDELLSKDGKATEPVSNLVQELNEHPIGRVTPTAPRTSYHRNRFTSISRTFGDGSKLWPEDNMSTGSASGSKKTRTHVSYSVSPRSDELGSKHKGHFRKIQPHNIAKTNGSKRLPDNTRSGESSPESLACVANVLVTVGDRGWREYDTQITIHTDGQSDRSICVRLAEGKKYVHKVSQVLQPGATNRYTHAILWKGGPEWYLEFPDRSQWSIFKQMHDECYSHNIRAASVKNIPIPGVRLVEGHDDNDVVSFVRPQDYLCHIGPDVEMALDESRVIYDMDSDDEEWISGWRKSQRDKNNTISELTEDLFEKIMDKFEKFAHTHNCSALTIDQIKELDVDNAPLDITEVIHDHWHDKRQKKGMPLVRHFQPVMWKIYAQQLQEWESAVNRMQGSSNGYQGKRPPSKPALFAFCLKPRGLRLQVSKGPKQRSHKKLMYSGCHSFSREQDGFYRQGRRNGEYVGDGRTYESYDGGSLNSPTGYSPRFSMRTDSPRTSDASDRGSTPRFRTNSMKRNASFAFSEDHQPSPSFRSQKIRRGGVPDHWNTAIHEYQNSKQAPQSHRVDVEELKLRDATSAAQHAATMARLKREKAHCLMHKADLALHKASVAVMIADAIKASSRDSSRAADSRRDDGR, encoded by the exons ATGCCCCAGGTTAAGCCCGCCCCTGCACCCGAGCCACTCCTGGGTTTAGATGGAGATGACGAGACCTTGTCTGAGAGGGGCTCGGTTGGATCTGGGTCGGGCCCAAGCACGCCGGATGCTCGTGGTGGCAAGGAGGCCTCTTCAAGCACTCCCTCTGCTACAGGGAGTAAGAGGAAGCGTGAGAGCTTGAGTTGTGACAGAGTGGAAGCTGATGGTCCAGAGCCAACAAGATCCAGTGACACCACATGGAGCATGGACAGTTTGCACGACGGCTGCCCACGCTCCTTGTCGAGGAAAAAGAATGGCCGCTCCGAGCATTCGGTTACTTCCGCCGCATTGATCAGCCGGCCTCGCGGCGTCCTGAAGCTAAGGAAGCTTCCCCAGAATGTCAGTGCCGAGACTGGGGCTGGTGGTTGTAATGTGCTTCAACCCAATGGTATTTCTAAGCCTTCCCATTTCATGAGGAGGAAAAGGATAAGGAAACCAAGGGCGCTCAAGGAGAACAGAGTTGGTGGCGGTGATCCTGTCATTTGCTTAAAAACTGAGAATGGCACTCATGATCAGGACATCACAACAAAGTCTTGTTCGGAAAATGATCTCTCAGTTCCAAAGCTACCAGGTGAACCATCTAAACCTGTTCATGTTGATAAGGATAGTGCTGGGCATGCGCTAGGGCACATTGATGTTAGCTTGGAAGAAAATGCTGCTATGATGCTCTGTTCTCTGTCAGATAATAGACATGATGACCCATTGAGGAACAGAATGTCATCACCAGATAGATCATCAAAGGAATCTAATCTTCACCGCTCTAATCGCTTGAACAATCCATACAAGAATGAAGATGATGTAGCAGGTCCTTCTAGGTTGCTACGGAAGCGTGACGGTAAAGGTCCATTCAGGAAGCGTCGCCCACGTCGTCATTTTTATGAAGTCAGCCCTCATGATCTGGATCCATTTTCCATTGTAAAAGAGAGGATCAGGGTGTTTTGGCCTCTTGATGAGACTTGGTACTTTGGCCTGGTCAAGAAATATGACCCTGTGACAAAGAGGCATCATGTCAAATATGATGATAAGGATGAAGAATGGATCAATCTTCAAAATGAGAGAATCAAGCTCCTCCTTTTGCCAGGTGAAGGTCGCAGGAGATGTATTAATAATACTTCAAGGAAAGCACGTAAGGTGAACTATGAGGGGGAGAAGAGAGTACACATGGATCAAAACGgttcaggaagcgagtcagagcccATCATCTCATGGTTGGCTCAATCAAACCAAGCAAGATCTGGTACCTCCAGTAGCATCAGCAAAACAGTTCTTGGTCACCCAAATTTTCCTGTGTTATCAAACTCATTCGATGCCAACCCGGGATTCTTTGGCTCTGATGGTGCTATACCAGGAGGTTTACATGCAAATGGTGGCCCGGAAGTTCATAACGATGGGACTGTACCTCGGGAAAGGAGATTCCGCTTTGTTTATTATAGGAGGCGATTTCGCAGGAGAAGGAATGGTTTTGTCAACATTTCAGAACATGATTCACATTTGAAAAGCAGATCAAGTTCTGCGGTGGTTCTTGCTTCAGCCAATGGCAGGGAGGCTGATACTGAAACTGGTGCTCCAGTGAAATATGTCATATTGGTGTTAAGCTGTCCACTTAAATCTGTTTACAAGTTAATTTCTGAAGCCTGCAGTGCTTGGCTTCCCAGTACTTTCTTTCACCCTCAGCATGGTTCATTGATTACCTTATGGCCTACAGTATGTCTGGACATACTTCTTGTTAATGGTACTTTAGGTTTGAAACACTTGCTTCTTGAGACTTGCTTACGATCAGCAGTATTTCTTTTCTGTTCACTCGTCGGAAGCTTCAATCAGGATTCTGGGCTGAATGCTTTTAATGAATCAGAAGTGCCATGCACCTCGGTCAGATTCCAGATATCTGGTTTGCATGGTAGGAGCCAAGCAGTGTTTGTGCTGTTCAGCCTCATTGGAATTGGCAAGACACAATGGAAGAACCTGCAAGCAAAGTTCAGATATCACTCTTTGAAAAGGGAGCTGTCTAAAGTTGACTGCACATACACCGATATCAAACAACTCATCAGTGGAAATGACCAGAATGTCCGGACTTCAATGAATCTCTTTTCGAAG AGTTTATCTTCCGATGCTCAGGAACCTCAGTTCTGCTCAGAATCTAATTATCCTGATGCTGATCCTGTCATATTTTGTCTTGATAATCAAAGTGAATGTACTCGAAATCATGTGGACGTGGCAGCTGCACGTCATCACCTAAAGCTGCTCACTGAAACCAACTTGACTTCCAATGCTGTAGTTCACCAGGCTGCTCCTTCTGAAATTTCTGTAGAAGATAATCAGCAGTCTATTTCACAACATAGATCTGCTTTGGTTAAGCAGGTTTGTTCCTTGGAGACGGGTACCGTAAGTCTGGATTGTGACAACAGTGATGGTGATATCAATGTGATAAGCAGAAGGTTGCCAGATCAAAATGGGACTTGCATAGCTGGTGACAAACTTTGTTCTTCCAATCATAATGCTACAAACTCTCCAGAGAAATCTAAACAAAGTTACCCTTCCATGGATATTCCTCAAGATAAGATATCTGATGCTCTGGATGATGAGTTACTTAGCAAAGATGGCAAAGCCACAGAGCCTGTATCTAACTTGGTTCAGGAATTGAATGAACATCCAATTGGTCGTGTCACACCAACTGCCCCAAGGACGTCCTACCATCGGAACAGGTTTACCTCCATATCACGCACATTTGGAGATGGTTCAAAATTATGGCCAGAAGATAACATGTCAACTGGCAGTGCTAGTGGTTCTAAGAAAACACGAACCCATGTTTCATACTCAGTTTCTCCTAGAAGTGATGAACTAGGATCAAAACACAAAGGACATTTCCGCAAGATACAACCTCACAACATCGCCAAGACTAATGGTTCAAAGAGGCTTCCTGATAATACTAGAAGTGGGGAGAGCAGCCCGGAGTCATTGGCTTGTGTTGCAAATGTCCTGGTAACAGTTGGTGATAGAGGATGGAGGGAATATGATACTCAGATCACAATTCACACCGATGGGCAGAGTGATCGAAGTATCTGTGTGAGGCTTGCTGAAGGAAAGAAGTATGTTCACAAAGTTTCTCAAGTTTTGCAGCCTGGTGCTACTAACCGCTATACGCATGCTATTTTGTGGAAAGGGGGCCCTGAATGGTACCTAGAATTTCCTGACAGAAGCCAGTGGTCGATTTTCAAACAAATGCATGATGAATGCTATAGTCATAACATCAGAGCTGCATCTGTTAAAAACATTCCAATCCCTGGTGTCCGCTTGGTTGAAGGTCATGACGATAATgatgttgtatcgtttgtgcgcccCCAAGATTATCTTTGTCATATCGGGCCAGATGTTGAAATGGCTCTTGACGAATCCCGTGTGATATATGACATGGATAGTGATGATGAAGAGTGGATTTCAGGATGGAGGAAGTCTCAGCGAGATAAGAACAACACTATATCTGAGTTAACAGAGGATTTGTTTGAGAAGATCATGGACAAATTTGAGAAATTTGCACATACCCATAACTGCAGTGCGCTCACCATTGATCAGATTAAGGAACTAGATGTTGATAATGCACCGCTGGACATCACTGAAGTGATACATGATCATTGGCATGACAAGAGGCAGAAGAAGGGAATGCCGCTTGTTCGACATTTTCAG CCTGTTATGTGGAAGATTTATGCTCAGCAGCTACAGGAATGGGAATCGGCAGTAAACAGAATGCAGGGTTCATCAAATGGGTACCAAGGAAAGAGGCCGCCCTCCAAACCTGCACTCTTTGCCTTCTGTTTGAAACCTCGTGGACTCCGGCTTCAGGTATCCAAGGGACCGAAGCAGAGATCACATAAGAAGCTTATGTACTCTGGATGCCACAGCTTTTCGAGAGAGCAGGATGGCTTTTACCGACAAG GCCGGAGAAACGGCGAATATGTTGGGGATGGGAGGACATATGAATCCTATGACGGTGGTTCTCTTAATTCACCAACAGGGTACTCCCCCAGGTTCTCTATGAGAACAGATTCCCCTCGCACGTCTGATGCTTCGGACAGAGGTTCTACTCCAAGATTCAGGACTAACAGTATGAAAAGGAATGCAAGCTTTGCATTCTCTGAGGATCACCAACCGTCCCCGTCCTTCCGCAGCCAGAAAATAAGGCGAGGAGGCGTGCCTGATCACTGGAACACTGCAATCCATGAGTACCAGAACTCGAAGCAGGCGCCCCAGAGCCACCGTGTGGACGTCGAGGAGCTCAAGCTGCGTGACGCCACGAGCGCCGCGCAGCACGCCGCGACGATGGCCAGGCTCAAGAGGGAGAAGGCCCATTGCCTGATGCACAAGGCGGACCTCGCCCTCCACAAGGCCTCGGTGGCCGTCATGATCGCGGACGCGATCAAGGCGTCCAGCAGGGACTCGTCGCGGGCGGCTGACAGCAGGAGGGACGACGGGCGGTGA
- the LOC119267306 gene encoding uncharacterized protein LOC119267306 isoform X1, with protein sequence MPQVKPAPAPEPLLGLDGDDETLSERGSVGSGSGPSTPDARGGKEASSSTPSATGSKRKRESLSCDRVEADGPEPTRSSDTTWSMDSLHDGCPRSLSRKKNGRSEHSVTSAALISRPRGVLKLRKLPQNVSAETGAGGCNVLQPNGISKPSHFMRRKRIRKPRALKENRVGGGDPVICLKTENGTHDQDITTKSCSENDLSVPKLPGEPSKPVHVDKDSAGHALGHIDVSLEENAAMMLCSLSDNRHDDPLRNRMSSPDRSSKESNLHRSNRLNNPYKNEDDVAGPSRLLRKRDGKGPFRKRRPRRHFYEVSPHDLDPFSIVKERIRVFWPLDETWYFGLVKKYDPVTKRHHVKYDDKDEEWINLQNERIKLLLLPGEGRRRCINNTSRKARKVNYEGEKRVHMDQNGSGSESEPIISWLAQSNQARSGTSSSISKTVLGHPNFPVLSNSFDANPGFFGSDGAIPGGLHANGGPEVHNDGTVPRERRFRFVYYRRRFRRRRNGFVNISEHDSHLKSRSSSAVVLASANGREADTETGAPVKYVILVLSCPLKSVYKLISEACSAWLPSTFFHPQHGSLITLWPTVCLDILLVNGTLGLKHLLLETCLRSAVFLFCSLVGSFNQDSGLNAFNESEVPCTSVRFQISGLHGRSQAVFVLFSLIGIGKTQWKNLQAKFRYHSLKRELSKVDCTYTDIKQLISGNDQNVRTSMNLFSKSLSSDAQEPQFCSESNYPDADPVIFCLDNQSECTRNHVDVAAARHHLKLLTETNLTSNAVVHQAAPSEISVEDNQQSISQHRSALVKQVCSLETGTVSLDCDNSDGDINVISRRLPDQNGTCIAGDKLCSSNHNATNSPEKSKQSYPSMDIPQDKISDALDDELLSKDGKATEPVSNLVQELNEHPIGRVTPTAPRTSYHRNRFTSISRTFGDGSKLWPEDNMSTGSASGSKKTRTHVSYSVSPRSDELGSKHKGHFRKIQPHNIAKTNGSKRLPDNTRSGESSPESLACVANVLVTVGDRGWREYDTQITIHTDGQSDRSICVRLAEGKKYVHKVSQVLQPGATNRYTHAILWKGGPEWYLEFPDRSQWSIFKQMHDECYSHNIRAASVKNIPIPGVRLVEGHDDNDVVSFVRPQDYLCHIGPDVEMALDESRVIYDMDSDDEEWISGWRKSQRDKNNTISELTEDLFEKIMDKFEKFAHTHNCSALTIDQIKELDVDNAPLDITEVIHDHWHDKRQKKGMPLVRHFQPVMWKIYAQQLQEWESAVNRMQGSSNGYQGKRPPSKPALFAFCLKPRGLRLQVSKGPKQRSHKKLMYSGCHSFSREQDGFYRQASGRRNGEYVGDGRTYESYDGGSLNSPTGYSPRFSMRTDSPRTSDASDRGSTPRFRTNSMKRNASFAFSEDHQPSPSFRSQKIRRGGVPDHWNTAIHEYQNSKQAPQSHRVDVEELKLRDATSAAQHAATMARLKREKAHCLMHKADLALHKASVAVMIADAIKASSRDSSRAADSRRDDGR encoded by the exons ATGCCCCAGGTTAAGCCCGCCCCTGCACCCGAGCCACTCCTGGGTTTAGATGGAGATGACGAGACCTTGTCTGAGAGGGGCTCGGTTGGATCTGGGTCGGGCCCAAGCACGCCGGATGCTCGTGGTGGCAAGGAGGCCTCTTCAAGCACTCCCTCTGCTACAGGGAGTAAGAGGAAGCGTGAGAGCTTGAGTTGTGACAGAGTGGAAGCTGATGGTCCAGAGCCAACAAGATCCAGTGACACCACATGGAGCATGGACAGTTTGCACGACGGCTGCCCACGCTCCTTGTCGAGGAAAAAGAATGGCCGCTCCGAGCATTCGGTTACTTCCGCCGCATTGATCAGCCGGCCTCGCGGCGTCCTGAAGCTAAGGAAGCTTCCCCAGAATGTCAGTGCCGAGACTGGGGCTGGTGGTTGTAATGTGCTTCAACCCAATGGTATTTCTAAGCCTTCCCATTTCATGAGGAGGAAAAGGATAAGGAAACCAAGGGCGCTCAAGGAGAACAGAGTTGGTGGCGGTGATCCTGTCATTTGCTTAAAAACTGAGAATGGCACTCATGATCAGGACATCACAACAAAGTCTTGTTCGGAAAATGATCTCTCAGTTCCAAAGCTACCAGGTGAACCATCTAAACCTGTTCATGTTGATAAGGATAGTGCTGGGCATGCGCTAGGGCACATTGATGTTAGCTTGGAAGAAAATGCTGCTATGATGCTCTGTTCTCTGTCAGATAATAGACATGATGACCCATTGAGGAACAGAATGTCATCACCAGATAGATCATCAAAGGAATCTAATCTTCACCGCTCTAATCGCTTGAACAATCCATACAAGAATGAAGATGATGTAGCAGGTCCTTCTAGGTTGCTACGGAAGCGTGACGGTAAAGGTCCATTCAGGAAGCGTCGCCCACGTCGTCATTTTTATGAAGTCAGCCCTCATGATCTGGATCCATTTTCCATTGTAAAAGAGAGGATCAGGGTGTTTTGGCCTCTTGATGAGACTTGGTACTTTGGCCTGGTCAAGAAATATGACCCTGTGACAAAGAGGCATCATGTCAAATATGATGATAAGGATGAAGAATGGATCAATCTTCAAAATGAGAGAATCAAGCTCCTCCTTTTGCCAGGTGAAGGTCGCAGGAGATGTATTAATAATACTTCAAGGAAAGCACGTAAGGTGAACTATGAGGGGGAGAAGAGAGTACACATGGATCAAAACGgttcaggaagcgagtcagagcccATCATCTCATGGTTGGCTCAATCAAACCAAGCAAGATCTGGTACCTCCAGTAGCATCAGCAAAACAGTTCTTGGTCACCCAAATTTTCCTGTGTTATCAAACTCATTCGATGCCAACCCGGGATTCTTTGGCTCTGATGGTGCTATACCAGGAGGTTTACATGCAAATGGTGGCCCGGAAGTTCATAACGATGGGACTGTACCTCGGGAAAGGAGATTCCGCTTTGTTTATTATAGGAGGCGATTTCGCAGGAGAAGGAATGGTTTTGTCAACATTTCAGAACATGATTCACATTTGAAAAGCAGATCAAGTTCTGCGGTGGTTCTTGCTTCAGCCAATGGCAGGGAGGCTGATACTGAAACTGGTGCTCCAGTGAAATATGTCATATTGGTGTTAAGCTGTCCACTTAAATCTGTTTACAAGTTAATTTCTGAAGCCTGCAGTGCTTGGCTTCCCAGTACTTTCTTTCACCCTCAGCATGGTTCATTGATTACCTTATGGCCTACAGTATGTCTGGACATACTTCTTGTTAATGGTACTTTAGGTTTGAAACACTTGCTTCTTGAGACTTGCTTACGATCAGCAGTATTTCTTTTCTGTTCACTCGTCGGAAGCTTCAATCAGGATTCTGGGCTGAATGCTTTTAATGAATCAGAAGTGCCATGCACCTCGGTCAGATTCCAGATATCTGGTTTGCATGGTAGGAGCCAAGCAGTGTTTGTGCTGTTCAGCCTCATTGGAATTGGCAAGACACAATGGAAGAACCTGCAAGCAAAGTTCAGATATCACTCTTTGAAAAGGGAGCTGTCTAAAGTTGACTGCACATACACCGATATCAAACAACTCATCAGTGGAAATGACCAGAATGTCCGGACTTCAATGAATCTCTTTTCGAAG AGTTTATCTTCCGATGCTCAGGAACCTCAGTTCTGCTCAGAATCTAATTATCCTGATGCTGATCCTGTCATATTTTGTCTTGATAATCAAAGTGAATGTACTCGAAATCATGTGGACGTGGCAGCTGCACGTCATCACCTAAAGCTGCTCACTGAAACCAACTTGACTTCCAATGCTGTAGTTCACCAGGCTGCTCCTTCTGAAATTTCTGTAGAAGATAATCAGCAGTCTATTTCACAACATAGATCTGCTTTGGTTAAGCAGGTTTGTTCCTTGGAGACGGGTACCGTAAGTCTGGATTGTGACAACAGTGATGGTGATATCAATGTGATAAGCAGAAGGTTGCCAGATCAAAATGGGACTTGCATAGCTGGTGACAAACTTTGTTCTTCCAATCATAATGCTACAAACTCTCCAGAGAAATCTAAACAAAGTTACCCTTCCATGGATATTCCTCAAGATAAGATATCTGATGCTCTGGATGATGAGTTACTTAGCAAAGATGGCAAAGCCACAGAGCCTGTATCTAACTTGGTTCAGGAATTGAATGAACATCCAATTGGTCGTGTCACACCAACTGCCCCAAGGACGTCCTACCATCGGAACAGGTTTACCTCCATATCACGCACATTTGGAGATGGTTCAAAATTATGGCCAGAAGATAACATGTCAACTGGCAGTGCTAGTGGTTCTAAGAAAACACGAACCCATGTTTCATACTCAGTTTCTCCTAGAAGTGATGAACTAGGATCAAAACACAAAGGACATTTCCGCAAGATACAACCTCACAACATCGCCAAGACTAATGGTTCAAAGAGGCTTCCTGATAATACTAGAAGTGGGGAGAGCAGCCCGGAGTCATTGGCTTGTGTTGCAAATGTCCTGGTAACAGTTGGTGATAGAGGATGGAGGGAATATGATACTCAGATCACAATTCACACCGATGGGCAGAGTGATCGAAGTATCTGTGTGAGGCTTGCTGAAGGAAAGAAGTATGTTCACAAAGTTTCTCAAGTTTTGCAGCCTGGTGCTACTAACCGCTATACGCATGCTATTTTGTGGAAAGGGGGCCCTGAATGGTACCTAGAATTTCCTGACAGAAGCCAGTGGTCGATTTTCAAACAAATGCATGATGAATGCTATAGTCATAACATCAGAGCTGCATCTGTTAAAAACATTCCAATCCCTGGTGTCCGCTTGGTTGAAGGTCATGACGATAATgatgttgtatcgtttgtgcgcccCCAAGATTATCTTTGTCATATCGGGCCAGATGTTGAAATGGCTCTTGACGAATCCCGTGTGATATATGACATGGATAGTGATGATGAAGAGTGGATTTCAGGATGGAGGAAGTCTCAGCGAGATAAGAACAACACTATATCTGAGTTAACAGAGGATTTGTTTGAGAAGATCATGGACAAATTTGAGAAATTTGCACATACCCATAACTGCAGTGCGCTCACCATTGATCAGATTAAGGAACTAGATGTTGATAATGCACCGCTGGACATCACTGAAGTGATACATGATCATTGGCATGACAAGAGGCAGAAGAAGGGAATGCCGCTTGTTCGACATTTTCAG CCTGTTATGTGGAAGATTTATGCTCAGCAGCTACAGGAATGGGAATCGGCAGTAAACAGAATGCAGGGTTCATCAAATGGGTACCAAGGAAAGAGGCCGCCCTCCAAACCTGCACTCTTTGCCTTCTGTTTGAAACCTCGTGGACTCCGGCTTCAGGTATCCAAGGGACCGAAGCAGAGATCACATAAGAAGCTTATGTACTCTGGATGCCACAGCTTTTCGAGAGAGCAGGATGGCTTTTACCGACAAG CTTCAGGCCGGAGAAACGGCGAATATGTTGGGGATGGGAGGACATATGAATCCTATGACGGTGGTTCTCTTAATTCACCAACAGGGTACTCCCCCAGGTTCTCTATGAGAACAGATTCCCCTCGCACGTCTGATGCTTCGGACAGAGGTTCTACTCCAAGATTCAGGACTAACAGTATGAAAAGGAATGCAAGCTTTGCATTCTCTGAGGATCACCAACCGTCCCCGTCCTTCCGCAGCCAGAAAATAAGGCGAGGAGGCGTGCCTGATCACTGGAACACTGCAATCCATGAGTACCAGAACTCGAAGCAGGCGCCCCAGAGCCACCGTGTGGACGTCGAGGAGCTCAAGCTGCGTGACGCCACGAGCGCCGCGCAGCACGCCGCGACGATGGCCAGGCTCAAGAGGGAGAAGGCCCATTGCCTGATGCACAAGGCGGACCTCGCCCTCCACAAGGCCTCGGTGGCCGTCATGATCGCGGACGCGATCAAGGCGTCCAGCAGGGACTCGTCGCGGGCGGCTGACAGCAGGAGGGACGACGGGCGGTGA